The Nocardioides panzhihuensis genome has a segment encoding these proteins:
- a CDS encoding GntP family permease, whose translation MHWLQTSTTGLLLLCAVAIAVLLFLIIKVKLEPFIALFISGIGLAVVAGLSVEQMVGTALSSKESLIETGFGGVLGHIALIIGLGTVLGSLLERSGGADVLASKLIGLFGERGTPVAMGLVGLIFGIPVFFDIGIFVLAPLVYVAAHRGGKSLVLYALPVLAGLSMTHAFLPPHPGPTALGGLLGVDLGWLIIMGLLCGLPAFAAAGVLFPMWIAPRVQVSVPAEFLAAETEAERDPTPKTPVSLALVLTIIAVPLILILGATFGTMLLDPGRLLSLLTFLGNPAVALTIAVLLAFWLLGTRRGMSLEEISEFTGASLRPVGMILLVVGAGAFFGTVISATGVGAALAEVLSDAGLPILLLAYVISCALRIAQGSATVAIVTTGGIIAPTLGSGYTQPELAVIAVAIAAGSIILSHVNDGGFWIVSRYFNLTVKQTLATWTVLETVLSIVGFAAAAVAWAIV comes from the coding sequence ATGCATTGGCTCCAGACAAGCACCACCGGCCTGCTGCTGCTCTGCGCAGTCGCGATCGCCGTGCTCCTCTTCTTGATCATCAAGGTGAAGCTCGAGCCGTTCATCGCGCTCTTCATCAGCGGCATCGGCCTGGCCGTCGTGGCCGGTCTCTCCGTCGAGCAGATGGTGGGCACCGCCCTCTCCTCGAAGGAGTCGCTCATCGAGACCGGCTTCGGCGGGGTGCTGGGCCACATCGCGCTCATCATCGGCCTCGGCACCGTGCTCGGGTCGCTGCTCGAGCGGTCCGGCGGCGCCGACGTGCTCGCCTCGAAGCTGATCGGTCTCTTCGGAGAGCGCGGCACCCCGGTCGCGATGGGCCTGGTCGGGCTCATCTTCGGCATCCCGGTCTTCTTCGACATCGGCATCTTCGTCCTCGCGCCGCTGGTCTACGTCGCCGCGCACCGCGGCGGCAAGTCGCTCGTCCTCTACGCCCTCCCGGTCCTCGCGGGCCTGTCGATGACGCACGCCTTCCTGCCGCCCCACCCCGGCCCCACGGCCCTGGGCGGCCTCCTCGGCGTCGACCTCGGCTGGCTGATCATCATGGGACTGCTCTGCGGTCTGCCCGCGTTCGCCGCGGCGGGGGTCCTCTTCCCCATGTGGATCGCCCCTCGCGTCCAGGTCTCGGTGCCCGCGGAGTTCCTGGCCGCCGAGACCGAGGCCGAGCGCGACCCGACGCCCAAGACCCCGGTCTCGCTCGCCCTCGTCCTCACGATCATCGCGGTGCCACTGATCCTGATCCTCGGCGCGACATTCGGCACGATGCTGCTCGACCCGGGCCGCCTGCTCAGTCTGCTCACCTTCCTCGGCAACCCGGCGGTCGCGCTCACCATCGCGGTGCTCCTCGCCTTCTGGCTGCTGGGCACCCGGCGCGGGATGAGTCTCGAGGAGATCTCCGAGTTCACCGGTGCCTCGCTGCGCCCGGTCGGCATGATCCTGCTCGTCGTCGGCGCCGGCGCCTTCTTCGGCACCGTGATCTCTGCGACCGGCGTGGGCGCGGCCCTCGCCGAGGTGCTCTCCGACGCCGGGCTGCCGATCCTGCTGCTCGCCTACGTCATCTCCTGCGCTCTCCGGATCGCCCAGGGCTCGGCGACCGTGGCGATCGTGACCACCGGCGGCATCATCGCCCCGACCCTCGGCTCCGGCTACACACAGCCCGAGCTCGCCGTGATCGCCGTCGCGATCGCCGCCGGCTCGATCATCCTCAGCCACGTCAACGACGGCGGCTTCTGGATCGTCTCGCGCTACTTCAACCTCACCGTGAAGCAGACCCTCGCGACCTGGACGGTGCTGGAGACCGTGCTCTCGATCGTCGGGTTCGCGGCCGCCGCCGTGGCCTGGGCGATCGTCTGA
- a CDS encoding HIT family protein translates to MDGVLTQDGIGEGDGLERLWTPYRMAYIRGENKPTDPSETKCPFCRVPTLDDADGLVVHRGESCFVVLNLYPYAPGHMMVCPYRHVAGYVETTDEEAAEMAVLTKQAVRTLAGVSRAEGFNIGMNQGTAGGAGIAAHLHQHIVPRWVGDQNFMPIIGRTKTLPQLLTDTRDLLAQAWASA, encoded by the coding sequence ATGGACGGCGTACTCACCCAGGACGGCATCGGCGAGGGCGACGGTTTGGAGCGGCTGTGGACGCCCTACCGGATGGCCTACATCCGCGGGGAGAACAAGCCCACCGACCCCTCGGAGACGAAGTGCCCGTTCTGCCGGGTGCCCACGCTCGATGACGCCGACGGTCTGGTCGTCCACCGCGGCGAGAGCTGCTTCGTGGTGCTCAACCTCTACCCGTACGCCCCAGGTCACATGATGGTGTGCCCCTACCGCCACGTCGCCGGCTACGTCGAGACCACCGACGAGGAGGCCGCCGAGATGGCGGTGCTGACCAAGCAGGCCGTACGCACCCTCGCCGGGGTCTCGCGGGCCGAGGGTTTCAACATCGGCATGAACCAGGGCACCGCCGGTGGCGCCGGCATCGCCGCTCACCTGCACCAGCACATCGTCCCCCGCTGGGTGGGTGACCAGAACTTCATGCCGATCATCGGCCGCACCAAGACCCTCCCACAGCTGCTGACCGACACCCGCGACCTGCTCGCGCAGGCGTGGGCGTCGGCCTAG
- a CDS encoding APC family permease codes for MGETLKESDEPKTKLARGITTWLLFFFIVGDTLGAGIYTLVGSMAQDVGGAIWMPLILALVLALLTAGTYAELITKYPHAGGAARYAERAFNKDYVTFLIGFLMLSSGITTAAALANAFAGDYLQALIELPPVPVTLIFIGLLVAINLRGVRESMIANVAATLIEMTGLIIIIVVAALVFGSGDGDVSRLTTYAEGISPLEGAFAATVTAFFSFLGFEAAANMAEEVKHPSRAYPRALFGAILTAGVVYLSIAIGASIVVPTDQLASSEAPLLEVITASGLDFPPWLFSLIALVAIGNGALLFMVMASRATYGLAEANLLPRMFGQVAPTRRTPWVAILVVGAATIAMSFIGDVGTLADTTVLLLVLVFISANISALVLKKDVVAHEYFKAPRIVSILALVASVALLTQQSALTWMIGGGYVIVGSILFLIARVARRREINEETSRA; via the coding sequence ATGGGGGAGACATTGAAGGAATCCGACGAACCGAAGACCAAGCTCGCCCGCGGCATCACCACGTGGCTGCTGTTCTTCTTCATCGTGGGCGACACGCTCGGAGCGGGAATCTACACCCTGGTCGGCAGCATGGCCCAGGATGTCGGCGGCGCCATCTGGATGCCGCTGATCCTGGCCCTGGTCCTGGCGCTCCTGACGGCCGGCACGTACGCCGAGCTGATCACGAAGTACCCGCACGCCGGCGGCGCGGCCAGGTATGCGGAACGAGCCTTCAACAAGGATTACGTCACGTTCCTGATCGGCTTCCTGATGTTGTCCTCGGGGATCACCACCGCGGCGGCGCTGGCCAACGCCTTCGCCGGCGACTATCTCCAAGCGCTGATCGAGCTCCCACCGGTGCCGGTCACTCTGATCTTCATCGGGCTGCTGGTGGCGATCAACCTCCGCGGCGTGCGGGAGTCGATGATCGCCAACGTCGCCGCGACGCTGATCGAGATGACCGGCCTGATCATCATCATCGTGGTGGCCGCGCTCGTCTTCGGCAGCGGAGACGGCGATGTGTCGAGGCTGACCACGTACGCCGAGGGGATCTCGCCGCTGGAGGGCGCATTCGCGGCGACTGTCACCGCGTTCTTCTCGTTCCTCGGCTTCGAGGCCGCGGCCAACATGGCCGAGGAGGTGAAGCACCCCAGCCGCGCCTATCCCCGCGCGCTGTTCGGCGCGATCCTCACTGCGGGCGTCGTCTACCTCTCCATCGCGATCGGCGCCTCCATCGTGGTACCCACCGACCAGCTGGCCAGCTCCGAGGCTCCGCTCCTCGAGGTGATCACTGCCTCCGGCCTCGACTTCCCACCCTGGTTGTTCTCGCTCATCGCCCTGGTCGCCATTGGCAACGGCGCGCTGCTGTTCATGGTGATGGCCAGTCGCGCCACCTACGGCCTCGCGGAGGCGAACCTGCTGCCCCGCATGTTCGGCCAGGTGGCACCGACGAGGCGCACGCCGTGGGTGGCGATCCTGGTGGTCGGTGCAGCGACGATCGCGATGAGCTTCATCGGTGACGTCGGCACCTTGGCCGACACCACGGTGCTGCTGCTCGTGCTGGTGTTCATCTCGGCGAACATCTCGGCGCTCGTGCTCAAGAAGGACGTCGTCGCGCACGAATACTTCAAGGCGCCGCGGATCGTCTCGATCCTCGCTCTCGTCGCCAGCGTCGCGCTGCTCACCCAGCAGAGCGCGCTGACGTGGATGATCGGCGGCGGTTACGTGATCGTGGGATCGATCCTGTTCCTCATCGCCCGCGTCGCTCGCAGGCGAGAGATCAACGAGGAGACCTCGCGCGCGTGA
- a CDS encoding FtsX-like permease family protein, producing MSERQRATVGPSIVSLAAHSLKTLRQSWPPYAGAAVALAGGIALITLATNMLGALGTATEGLDPQTRTQIDDLGSLFGIMAGISLFLALFVVSSTFGFVVATRRRELGLLRLLGATPRQVRTLLLGEALAVAAVGTAAGCLLGTAVTVPVLHVLHRAGVTPVLLAMPSQSTGWAIAASCGVGVALVGAWRAGVRAGRTQPVEALREAVLERRHPSVVQALVGLTAAGALLATAVLAPQMPLLFALLVGMFLPIVAVIGANAVGGLLYTELAAYAGATVAGRDPAAHLARDLARTSSRMTAAVAAPVVAIMAVAGSMVLAVGATADWSEGADRAALRSELVVEQAERPERIQDLPGVGVSDVRRTAQVGFGGGPEDVEVVDVASAAATRSLKATQGSLDDLHGRAMAVTASYVTDLGGRIGQTRRMRIDGRVVKVRLVAVVPDAPNLWSDIIVPDDLRRIDRVARDTGTVFVRTDAGADVAGTARSIRETGAEVSTGEEWVGAVSAEAREMNTVVLWVMLGPAGVYAAIAAVNAVLIGASQRRRQTATARLVGATPAQVRRTALWETAFTGAGALLVGGAVTAFTGWLMRQAVVRDVPGAPLTFPWQALSGITAACLVVLLAAAVAGAYTLRGEEAPE from the coding sequence ATGAGTGAGCGTCAGCGAGCGACCGTTGGCCCGAGCATCGTCTCGCTGGCCGCGCACAGCCTGAAGACCTTGCGCCAGTCCTGGCCCCCGTACGCCGGGGCCGCCGTCGCACTCGCCGGTGGCATCGCCCTGATCACTCTGGCCACCAACATGCTGGGAGCGCTCGGCACTGCCACCGAGGGGCTGGATCCGCAGACCCGGACGCAGATCGACGATCTCGGGTCGCTGTTCGGCATCATGGCCGGCATCTCGCTCTTCCTGGCGCTCTTCGTGGTCTCCTCGACCTTCGGATTCGTGGTGGCCACCCGGCGCCGCGAGCTCGGCCTGCTTCGCCTGCTCGGCGCCACCCCGCGCCAGGTGCGGACTCTGCTGCTCGGAGAGGCGCTCGCGGTCGCGGCCGTCGGGACGGCCGCCGGCTGCCTGCTCGGCACCGCCGTCACGGTGCCGGTGCTGCACGTCCTGCACCGGGCCGGGGTCACTCCGGTCCTGCTCGCGATGCCGAGTCAGAGCACCGGTTGGGCGATCGCCGCCTCCTGCGGCGTCGGCGTCGCCCTGGTCGGGGCCTGGCGCGCGGGCGTCCGCGCCGGACGTACGCAGCCGGTCGAGGCGCTGCGCGAGGCGGTCCTCGAGCGACGACACCCCAGCGTGGTCCAGGCTCTGGTCGGTCTCACCGCAGCCGGCGCGCTGCTCGCGACCGCCGTGCTCGCGCCCCAGATGCCGCTGCTGTTCGCCCTGCTCGTGGGCATGTTCCTGCCGATCGTCGCTGTGATCGGTGCCAACGCGGTGGGCGGCCTGCTCTACACCGAGCTCGCTGCGTACGCCGGTGCCACGGTGGCAGGACGAGACCCGGCGGCGCACCTGGCCCGCGACCTCGCCCGCACCAGCAGCCGGATGACCGCCGCGGTGGCGGCGCCGGTGGTGGCGATCATGGCGGTGGCCGGCTCGATGGTGCTCGCGGTCGGTGCGACCGCAGACTGGAGCGAGGGTGCCGACCGGGCCGCCCTCAGGTCGGAGCTGGTCGTCGAGCAGGCGGAACGCCCCGAGCGGATCCAGGATCTCCCCGGGGTGGGCGTGAGCGACGTACGCCGCACGGCGCAGGTCGGGTTCGGGGGCGGCCCCGAGGACGTCGAGGTCGTCGATGTCGCCAGTGCGGCAGCCACGAGGAGCCTGAAGGCGACCCAGGGGAGTCTCGACGATCTGCACGGCCGGGCGATGGCGGTCACCGCCTCCTACGTCACCGACCTCGGCGGCCGGATCGGCCAGACCCGCCGAATGCGTATCGACGGCCGGGTCGTCAAGGTGCGCCTGGTCGCGGTCGTTCCCGACGCCCCGAACCTGTGGAGCGACATCATCGTGCCCGACGACCTGCGACGCATCGACCGGGTGGCCCGCGACACCGGCACGGTCTTCGTGCGCACCGACGCCGGTGCGGACGTCGCCGGGACCGCACGGTCGATCCGGGAGACCGGTGCCGAGGTGAGCACCGGTGAGGAGTGGGTCGGCGCGGTCTCGGCCGAGGCGAGGGAGATGAACACGGTCGTGCTGTGGGTGATGCTCGGCCCGGCCGGGGTCTACGCCGCGATCGCGGCCGTCAACGCGGTCCTGATCGGGGCAAGCCAGCGCCGCCGTCAGACCGCCACCGCCCGGCTCGTCGGTGCCACCCCCGCCCAGGTGCGCCGGACCGCGCTGTGGGAGACGGCGTTCACCGGCGCCGGAGCCCTGCTGGTCGGAGGCGCGGTCACCGCCTTCACCGGCTGGCTGATGCGACAGGCGGTCGTACGCGACGTGCCCGGCGCACCGTTGACGTTTCCCTGGCAGGCCCTCTCCGGGATCACGGCGGCCTGCCTGGTCGTGCTGCTCGCGGCCGCCGTCGCCGGGGCGTACACCCTGCGGGGCGAGGAAGCGCCCGAGTGA
- a CDS encoding ABC transporter ATP-binding protein: MTATFPDAVHAPRPPGPPVVVLDDVTRTYRSRSGTVHALRGVSHAFAAGTFTAIMGPSGSGKSTLMQIAAGLDRPTAGRVRVVGADLAGLNRTTLTKLRREVMGFVFQQYNLLEALTAYDNVALPARLAGRRVERAQVIGALERVGLHGLARRRPPELSGGQQQRVAIARALHTRPAVLFADEPTGALDRHAGRDVLELLRDLVDAPGTHGPAQTVVMVTHDPLAASYADSVLFLADGVVVGQMERSDAARIAARMAELEPVR; the protein is encoded by the coding sequence ATGACCGCCACCTTCCCGGACGCCGTCCACGCGCCCCGACCGCCCGGCCCGCCCGTCGTCGTTCTCGACGACGTCACCCGCACCTACCGGTCCCGCTCCGGAACGGTCCACGCCCTGCGGGGCGTCAGCCATGCCTTCGCCGCCGGGACTTTCACCGCGATCATGGGGCCGTCGGGATCCGGGAAGTCCACGCTGATGCAGATCGCCGCCGGCCTCGACCGGCCCACCGCGGGCCGCGTCCGGGTCGTCGGCGCCGATCTGGCCGGGCTGAACCGGACGACCCTGACGAAGCTGCGCCGAGAGGTGATGGGCTTCGTGTTCCAGCAGTACAACCTGCTCGAGGCCCTCACCGCCTACGACAACGTCGCTCTTCCCGCCCGTCTCGCCGGCCGGCGTGTGGAGCGCGCCCAGGTGATCGGAGCGCTCGAGCGGGTCGGTCTGCACGGGCTCGCCCGGAGGCGGCCACCGGAGCTCTCCGGTGGCCAGCAGCAGCGCGTCGCTATCGCGCGTGCGCTGCACACCCGGCCCGCGGTGCTCTTCGCCGACGAGCCCACCGGCGCGCTGGACCGTCATGCCGGACGAGACGTGCTCGAGCTGTTGCGGGACCTCGTCGACGCGCCGGGGACGCACGGACCGGCACAGACGGTCGTGATGGTCACCCACGACCCGCTCGCCGCCTCGTACGCAGACAGCGTGCTGTTCCTCGCCGACGGCGTGGTCGTCGGGCAGATGGAGCGCAGCGACGCCGCCCGGATCGCCGCCCGCATGGCCGAGCTCGAGCCCGTGCGATGA
- a CDS encoding sensor histidine kinase → MRPPDVWAALRSSPWRLLASSWPWRALAYLASGALVGLVVAVLLFVLVGVGLLTLVVLVGLLVLAGIPLLAALVADVERVRLRLVLPEAGSGKAAPSERIAWSDRFRALRRLRISGPEVGYTVLVATVLWLVDAVALNLLITLPGVLVLAPVLVRIDAPVAFGPWQLTTPSEAWIAVAPGLVLLIAGLYAATLLAAAQASLARLLLEPAQTRLTAAVADLRRSRVDLVDAFETERSRIERDLHDGAQQRLVALTMTLGLAELEVPEGAGLDLVRQAHAQAETALAELRATVRGIHPRVLVDHGLTAAVRELAGAAGLPVSVDLRVDRRLPAPVEAAAYFVVAEALTNAVRHAGARSARVQGQVTADRLEVVVRDDGAGGATVRPGGGLAGLATRLAALDGLLEVTSPPGGPTEVRMTCPIALP, encoded by the coding sequence ATGAGACCTCCCGACGTGTGGGCCGCGCTGCGCTCCTCCCCCTGGCGGCTGCTCGCCTCCAGCTGGCCGTGGCGCGCGCTGGCCTACCTGGCCTCCGGCGCTCTGGTCGGTCTCGTCGTCGCCGTCCTGCTGTTCGTGCTGGTCGGTGTCGGACTGCTCACCCTGGTCGTCCTGGTCGGCCTGCTGGTCCTGGCCGGGATCCCGCTGCTGGCGGCACTCGTTGCCGACGTGGAGCGGGTACGCCTCCGGCTGGTCCTGCCCGAGGCCGGTTCGGGGAAGGCGGCTCCGTCGGAGCGGATCGCCTGGAGCGACCGGTTCCGGGCGCTGCGCCGGCTGCGGATCTCGGGGCCCGAGGTCGGCTACACCGTGCTGGTCGCCACGGTGCTGTGGCTGGTCGACGCCGTCGCGCTCAACCTCCTCATCACCCTCCCGGGTGTGCTCGTGCTCGCCCCGGTCCTGGTCCGGATCGACGCTCCCGTCGCCTTCGGCCCCTGGCAGCTCACCACACCCTCGGAAGCATGGATCGCCGTCGCACCGGGGCTGGTGCTGCTGATCGCCGGCCTGTACGCCGCCACCCTCCTCGCCGCCGCCCAGGCCAGTTTGGCGCGGCTTCTGCTCGAGCCGGCCCAGACCCGGCTGACCGCGGCCGTCGCCGATCTGCGCCGGTCCCGCGTCGATCTCGTCGACGCCTTCGAGACCGAGCGCAGCAGGATCGAGCGCGACCTCCACGACGGCGCCCAGCAGCGGCTGGTCGCGCTGACCATGACGCTCGGCCTGGCTGAGCTGGAGGTGCCGGAGGGTGCCGGGCTCGACCTCGTCCGGCAGGCCCACGCCCAGGCGGAGACGGCGCTGGCAGAGCTTCGCGCCACCGTCCGCGGGATCCACCCCCGGGTGCTGGTCGACCACGGGCTCACCGCCGCCGTCCGCGAGCTCGCCGGCGCGGCCGGGCTGCCGGTCTCGGTCGACCTGCGGGTGGATCGCCGACTGCCCGCGCCGGTCGAGGCCGCGGCGTACTTCGTGGTCGCCGAGGCGCTCACCAACGCGGTCCGCCATGCCGGTGCCCGCTCGGCCCGCGTCCAGGGACAGGTCACTGCTGACCGGCTGGAGGTCGTCGTACGTGATGATGGAGCCGGCGGCGCCACCGTGCGTCCCGGAGGCGGGCTCGCCGGTCTGGCCACCCGCCTGGCCGCCCTGGACGGCCTCCTGGAGGTCACCAGCCCACCGGGCGGACCGACGGAAGTGAGGATGACGTGCCCGATCGCGCTCCCCTGA
- a CDS encoding response regulator, whose amino-acid sequence MPDRAPLRIVLAEDAALLREGLLAILERAGHEVIAAVGDADALLAFTDHTRPDVVITDIRMPPTHTDEGLRAAAELRRRHRDLAVLVLSAYVADAYLAELLDTAGGGGIGYLLKDRVGHVRDFLDSLDQVAGGETVVDPEVVRGLLDRQRPDGPLDVLSEREREVLALMAEGRTNGSIATALFVSEAAVRKHVGNIFAKLRLDPTTDRRVSAVLAYLREA is encoded by the coding sequence GTGCCCGATCGCGCTCCCCTGAGGATCGTCCTGGCCGAGGACGCCGCGTTGCTGCGCGAGGGCCTTCTCGCCATCCTCGAGCGAGCCGGCCACGAGGTCATCGCCGCGGTCGGCGACGCGGACGCCCTGCTCGCCTTCACCGACCACACCCGCCCCGATGTGGTCATCACCGACATCCGGATGCCGCCGACCCACACCGACGAGGGGCTGCGCGCCGCCGCCGAGCTCCGCCGTCGGCACCGTGACCTGGCCGTCCTGGTGCTCTCGGCCTACGTCGCCGACGCCTATCTCGCCGAGCTCCTCGACACCGCCGGTGGCGGCGGCATCGGCTATCTGCTCAAGGACCGGGTAGGACACGTCCGGGACTTCCTCGACAGCCTGGACCAGGTGGCCGGCGGCGAGACGGTCGTCGACCCCGAGGTCGTACGTGGCCTCCTCGACCGGCAACGGCCCGACGGTCCGCTCGACGTGCTCTCGGAGCGCGAGCGGGAGGTCCTGGCCCTGATGGCCGAGGGGCGCACCAACGGCAGCATCGCCACCGCGCTCTTCGTCTCCGAGGCCGCCGTACGCAAGCACGTCGGCAACATCTTCGCCAAGCTCCGGCTCGATCCCACCACCGACCGACGGGTCTCCGCCGTCCTCGCCTACCTGCGCGAGGCCTAG
- a CDS encoding M36 family metallopeptidase, with protein MRRLSIAVTAGLAATAGFAVPLSPAVAAPDSGSSEGTARVFMVNPIQSSNDQSLTDQKDAASAVPDSAYAQVPLTHLDGSGYLRGDYAVVESSTGAPAHSTTNSYSYNRQQDQFEQVMGYFWVTRAQTYLHALGFGETLPGVLNEPFSVKINQYGGDNSYQTDKPFRIRLGKGGVDDAEDAEVIVHEYGHAVHADQVPGYGSSLDAGAIGESFGDYLAVTVGLDAASEYGWPVAADPSCPMDWDSASYTDAPHCIRSFHLDLTLEDRRNQVHYDGQIWSQALWEIREGYQDLGLSTPDWDTTLIYSQFSYAPDTSFQAAAAETYAAALARDGQAAADLVRERFAARGITF; from the coding sequence ATGCGCAGACTCTCGATCGCCGTCACCGCCGGCCTGGCGGCCACCGCCGGGTTCGCCGTCCCGCTGAGCCCGGCGGTGGCTGCGCCGGACAGCGGCTCCTCCGAGGGCACCGCCCGCGTCTTCATGGTCAACCCGATCCAGTCCAGCAACGACCAGAGCCTGACCGACCAGAAGGACGCCGCGAGCGCTGTGCCGGACAGCGCCTATGCCCAGGTGCCGCTGACCCACCTGGACGGCTCGGGTTACCTCCGCGGCGACTACGCGGTCGTCGAGTCGAGCACCGGGGCGCCGGCGCACTCCACCACAAACAGCTACTCCTACAACCGCCAGCAGGACCAGTTCGAGCAGGTCATGGGCTACTTCTGGGTCACCCGTGCGCAGACCTACCTGCACGCCCTCGGCTTCGGCGAGACGCTCCCCGGGGTCCTGAACGAGCCGTTCTCGGTCAAGATCAACCAGTACGGCGGCGACAACTCCTACCAGACCGACAAGCCCTTCCGGATCAGGCTGGGCAAGGGCGGTGTCGACGACGCCGAGGACGCCGAGGTGATCGTCCACGAGTACGGCCACGCCGTCCACGCCGACCAGGTGCCCGGCTATGGCAGCAGCCTCGACGCCGGCGCGATCGGAGAGTCCTTCGGCGACTACCTCGCCGTGACGGTCGGGCTCGACGCCGCCTCGGAGTACGGCTGGCCGGTCGCTGCCGACCCGTCCTGCCCGATGGACTGGGACTCGGCCTCCTACACCGACGCCCCGCACTGCATCCGCAGCTTCCACCTCGACCTGACCCTCGAGGACCGACGCAACCAGGTGCACTACGACGGCCAGATCTGGAGCCAGGCGCTGTGGGAGATCCGCGAGGGCTACCAGGACCTCGGCCTCTCCACCCCCGACTGGGACACCACCCTGATCTACTCCCAGTTCTCCTACGCGCCGGACACCAGCTTCCAGGCCGCGGCGGCCGAGACGTACGCGGCCGCGCTCGCTCGCGACGGCCAGGCGGCCGCCGACCTGGTCCGCGAGCGGTTCGCTGCCCGGGGGATCACCTTCTGA
- a CDS encoding TetR family transcriptional regulator: MAGEKRDGRQDRWSKHNEQRRQQIIDAAIAVIEAGEPGADVQVQQIAVRAGLSRTVIYRHFEDRADLDRAVQQAILDGLWSDLMPGITLDGTVPQIIERIIGTYVRWARAHPALHLAADHDIDGGDEGPFQQGMEQLAGRISAIVGTAVIALGGKPTAEEAEALDPLIYGLVGAVFGAVRRWLTRSGERLPAETLERLTAQSIWYVIDGHARGFGIELDPDLPLEELLTKDILTV, translated from the coding sequence CGCCAGCAGATCATCGATGCCGCCATCGCGGTGATCGAGGCCGGTGAGCCCGGAGCCGACGTGCAGGTGCAGCAGATCGCGGTGCGCGCCGGGCTGTCCCGCACGGTCATCTACCGCCACTTCGAGGACCGCGCCGACCTCGACCGGGCCGTGCAGCAGGCGATCCTCGACGGGCTCTGGTCCGACCTGATGCCCGGGATCACGCTCGACGGCACCGTCCCGCAGATCATCGAGCGGATCATCGGCACCTACGTCCGCTGGGCCCGGGCCCACCCCGCGCTCCACCTCGCCGCAGACCACGACATCGACGGTGGCGACGAAGGTCCCTTCCAGCAGGGGATGGAGCAGCTCGCCGGCCGGATCTCGGCGATCGTCGGCACCGCCGTCATCGCCCTCGGCGGCAAGCCCACAGCTGAGGAGGCCGAGGCTCTCGACCCGCTGATCTACGGCCTGGTCGGCGCGGTCTTCGGTGCCGTACGCCGGTGGCTGACCCGCAGCGGCGAGCGGCTGCCCGCCGAGACCCTGGAGCGGCTCACCGCCCAGTCGATCTGGTACGTCATCGACGGCCACGCGCGCGGCTTCGGGATCGAGCTCGACCCCGACCTGCCCCTCGAGGAACTCCTCACGAAGGACATCCTCACGGTATAG